In Pyramidobacter porci, the DNA window TATGATGGATAAAAAAATTCTCGGCACTCCCCTAAAAGAGGAAGAGATGCGTCGGCTTAAGATCGGCGACGTCGTTTATCTTGCCGGCACAATCTATACGGCTCGCGATATGGGACATCTTCGCATAAAACAGCTCTTGGCCGAAGGCAAACCCCTGCCTAAAAACTTCGACGGGGCGGCGATTTTTCATGCGGGGCCCGTCTGCTTGAAAAACTCGGACGGCAGTTGGAGGCTCAACGTCATCGGCCCCACGACCAGTATTCGCATGGAACCTTACGCCGATATGGTAGGCCGTCTGGGAGTGAAGGCGATCATCGGCAAAGGCGGCATGGAGCAGGAAACGTTGGATGCCTGCGCGAAATACGGTTACGTTTATTTCCAGGCCGCTCCCGGCTGCGCGGCTCAACTGGCTCAGGGAATTAAAACCGTGCATAGTGTCGACTGGTTTGAAATGGGGATGCCTGAGGCGTTATGGGATCTTGAAGCCGCCGAGTTCGGCCCGCTCGTGGTCGGTATGGATTCCCAAGGTAACAGCATCTACAAGATATTGAAGACTGAGGCTTTGAAAAAGCTGGACGTCCTTTATCCGGAAAAGTAAAGCTCTACCGAAGACAAGTTTCAGATGAGTTTCACGTGTACTGCACGATGCTCTGGCGATTGAGAAGCGAGATGTCCGTTGGTGAATAAGTGCGCTGAACGATTATCAAGTGAAGGCAATCTGCGAGAAGAATTTGCTCGTTGGACAGCGAATCGTAAAAATATTTTACCAGGCGACTCGTTAAAATATTTTTAAGTAATTGTTTGTGCCATCGAAAACTTTTGTCGTGTACGTGATTTTGATGTTGCAGGAGGCGGTCTTATGCTGGAAATCGTTCATGATTTTGACGAGGTTGTCGACAGGAGGGGCAGCGATTCGAAAAAATACTCCCTCTATCCTGAAGACGTCATTCCCATGTGGATTGCGGATACTGATTTTAAATCTCCGCAGCCGGTCGTCGAAGCGCTTGTCAAACGAATGCAGGCGGGCATATACGGTTATACGCCGACCAGTGAACGTCTGAAAATTGCGGCGGCCCGTTGGCAGAAACTCCGCTTCGGCTGGGATGTTGACCCGGCGGCGGTGGAGTATATTCCCGGCGTTATTGCCGGCGTCATCAGCGCCGTGCGGGCGTTTAGCCAGCCGGGCGACAATATCGTCGTGCAGTCTCCGTGCTATCCTCCGTTCAGCGATCTTGCCGATCATAATGGCCGTCATCTCCTGAGGAATCGGCTCGTAAGGAAAAACGACCGTTTTGAGATTGATTTTGAAGATTTCGAGGCGAAAATTGCAGATTCGCGGACAAAATTGTTCATTCTCTGCAATCCGCAGAATCCTTCAGGGCGCGTGTACACACGGGAAGAACTGATTCGTCTAGGGGAGCTTTGCCTTAGGCACCATATCATCGTGCTGGCGGATGAAATTCATGCGGATATTGTCTTCGACAAGAGAAAACACATCCCCTTTGCGAGTTTGTCTACGGAGTTCGCACAGAACTGCATCTCGTTTATGAACCCGAGCAAAACGTTCAATGTTCCAGGATTCAGAACAGCGGTCTTTATTGCGAAGAATCCGATTTTGAAAGAAGCTGTTCACCAAATTATCGTCGATAACAAAGCAATCGGGGAAAATATTTGCGGAACGATCGCTCTGTGCGCCGCTTACGAAGAGTGCGGGTACTACGCCGATCAGCTCGTCGCGTATTTGCAGAGCAATCGGGATTATGCGGAAGAACGTTTGGGAAAGATCAAAGGGGTTATCCCCAGCCGCCTTGAAGGAACGTATCTGATGTGGCTGGATTGCCGCGGACTGGAAATGTCTCAGAAAGAGCTTGACCGATTCTTTGTGGATCGGGTCAAAGTCGGCTTAAACAGTGGCACGACGTTCGGCCCTGAATGCGAGGGCTTCCTGCGTATGAACATCGCGTGCCCAAGGGCGACTTTGACGAAAGCTCTGGACCGCATCGAAGCGGCGGTGATGAGTCTGTAACAGGCGATTTTTATCGTTTGTATCATATACCTGAAAAACTGAAATTCATTTTGTTGCAATGGAGAGGAGTAGGCGATCATGCGTAAAGAAAAAGGTCTCAAGATCAATATGTTAGCGTTTATTTTGGGCATTCTGATTTTTTCATGTGTGTTAACCTATCTTATTCCTGCAGGAGTATTCGATATCGACAAAGCGACAAAACAACTCATTCCTGGGACTTTCCATTATGTAGCGCAGACGCCGGTCAGTCTTTGGCAAGCTTTGTGCAATATTTTCAATGGAATGGTCAAGTCGGCTAAAGTTATGAGTATTGTAATTTTTATGGGCGGTGCCTTAAAGGTAATCATCAATACAGGGGCGGTTGAAGAGTTCTTGAACTGGGCCATTTACCGGCTACAAAAAAGAGGCGTCGCCGTGATTGTGCCCATGATGGTTATTCTGTTTTCGCTTTTATCTGCATACGGCGGCAACGACTCTTTCTTTACTTTTACCGTTATTGGCGTCGCTGTAGCCGCACGAATGGGGTTGGATCCAATTGCCGGAATCTCCATGACTTATTTTGCCACGGCCGTCGGATTCGGCGGAGCTTTGAAAGGACGGACTCTTGTGGCTCAAGGACTCGCAGATGTGCCTCTTTATTCCGGCGCTGGCTGTCGAACCATTTGGTTATTCGTTATGACGGCAATTGCGGTTTTGTATTCGTTACATTATTGCATGAAAATAAAACGGGATCCGAGCAAAAGTTATATGGGCGATACAGAATGGCTTGACAGTAAGAGCTCTGTTGCGATCGAAGAGGTTCGGTTCAATCTTTCTTCTCTCGTCGTGATTATTGTTACCGCGGGTTCGTTTGTTCTCAGCGCGGTTATGGGAGTTCTGAAAGGCTGGAACTATCCTCAGCAGGTGGCCGTGCTCATGGTCGCTTCAACTCTCTGCGGACTTATCCGCAGAGAGTCGGTTATCAAAATCTGCGACGACTTTGCCGAAGGATGCCGTTCAATGGGATTTGTCGCTTTCATTATTGGATTGGGAAGCGCGATTGCCATTACTATGACTCAGGGAAACATTCTGCATACTATGGTTAACGCCGTCGCGGCGCCGTTGATGAACGTCAGCAAAGGGCTTGGCACGGTTGCCATGTTTTGGTTTAACTGGTTCTTCAATTTCTTTATTATTTCTGGATCCGGTCAGGCGGCTGTCGTTATGCCGATCATGAATCCTGTCGCCGACGCGCTTTCCATTAATCGTCAGGTTGCGGTTAGCGCTTTTGTATATGGCGACGCGTTTACAAATATGCTTTTCCCGACTAGCGCCTCTTTGTTGGGGGCACTGGCGATTGCCAATGTCCCGCTTAAAAAGTGGCTGAAGTTTGTTCTGCCGTTTCTTATCATTCTATCGGCAGCAACTTCAGTATTCCTCTTTTATTTGACCGAAATTGGCTGGACAGGGATGTAGGATTTCATTGGGACAGGATGTCGAAAGATGAAAGGCGTTGATTTGGTAAGACTCTCGCGGGAAATGTCGGGCTATGCCGTCGACGTTCGCCGGTATCTTCATGTCCATGCAGAACCGACTTCTCGCGAATTCGAAACGGTAAGATTTATTCGATGCGAGCTTGAAAAAATAGGGCTAAAGTACGTGAACATTCCGGACGGCGGCGTGTTGGCTGA includes these proteins:
- a CDS encoding YfcC family protein; translated protein: MRKEKGLKINMLAFILGILIFSCVLTYLIPAGVFDIDKATKQLIPGTFHYVAQTPVSLWQALCNIFNGMVKSAKVMSIVIFMGGALKVIINTGAVEEFLNWAIYRLQKRGVAVIVPMMVILFSLLSAYGGNDSFFTFTVIGVAVAARMGLDPIAGISMTYFATAVGFGGALKGRTLVAQGLADVPLYSGAGCRTIWLFVMTAIAVLYSLHYCMKIKRDPSKSYMGDTEWLDSKSSVAIEEVRFNLSSLVVIIVTAGSFVLSAVMGVLKGWNYPQQVAVLMVASTLCGLIRRESVIKICDDFAEGCRSMGFVAFIIGLGSAIAITMTQGNILHTMVNAVAAPLMNVSKGLGTVAMFWFNWFFNFFIISGSGQAAVVMPIMNPVADALSINRQVAVSAFVYGDAFTNMLFPTSASLLGALAIANVPLKKWLKFVLPFLIILSAATSVFLFYLTEIGWTGM
- a CDS encoding MalY/PatB family protein; this translates as MLEIVHDFDEVVDRRGSDSKKYSLYPEDVIPMWIADTDFKSPQPVVEALVKRMQAGIYGYTPTSERLKIAAARWQKLRFGWDVDPAAVEYIPGVIAGVISAVRAFSQPGDNIVVQSPCYPPFSDLADHNGRHLLRNRLVRKNDRFEIDFEDFEAKIADSRTKLFILCNPQNPSGRVYTREELIRLGELCLRHHIIVLADEIHADIVFDKRKHIPFASLSTEFAQNCISFMNPSKTFNVPGFRTAVFIAKNPILKEAVHQIIVDNKAIGENICGTIALCAAYEECGYYADQLVAYLQSNRDYAEERLGKIKGVIPSRLEGTYLMWLDCRGLEMSQKELDRFFVDRVKVGLNSGTTFGPECEGFLRMNIACPRATLTKALDRIEAAVMSL
- a CDS encoding FumA C-terminus/TtdB family hydratase beta subunit, which encodes MMDKKILGTPLKEEEMRRLKIGDVVYLAGTIYTARDMGHLRIKQLLAEGKPLPKNFDGAAIFHAGPVCLKNSDGSWRLNVIGPTTSIRMEPYADMVGRLGVKAIIGKGGMEQETLDACAKYGYVYFQAAPGCAAQLAQGIKTVHSVDWFEMGMPEALWDLEAAEFGPLVVGMDSQGNSIYKILKTEALKKLDVLYPEK